In the Pseudonocardia cypriaca genome, one interval contains:
- a CDS encoding HAD-IC family P-type ATPase, with the protein MDVAAPPGLTSAEAAARRSAGEANTPVSSTSRTYATILRTNVFSFYNSILFVIGAALLAMGRYNDAFVSVGLGLVNAVISAAQEIGAKRKLDGLQLLDAAQVVVVRDGADVPLAPAEVVRGDVVRVRAGDQIVVDGPLLPGGWIEADESLLTGESEPVVKEPGDDLRSGTLCVAGEGYQEAREVGAASYAGRLTAEARRVTTDKTPLQRRIDFVVRLVMALVVLMSGAILAQAALEGFTLLRVVQITAVLSGLVPYGLFFLITLAYTRGAALIARRGALVQQVNAVESISHVDVVCTDKTGTLTTGRLTLKEIEPLGGRDAAEVEAAVGSFARTATTPNLTTVALAANLPGTAWEVRDEVPFASSLRWSGVVTTDGAWVLGAPDALAPQLRGTDIGASVVGRASMGLRVLVLARATDPDAGLRDGDGRAALPSLEAVGIVALADELRPEVAESIRRFAGEGVALKVLSGDDPRTVAALASQAGLRAGVPVAGAELDAPDDAALDRLVARTTVFGRVAPEQKERIVASLRRQGHHVAMIGDGVNDARALKGAHVGVAMRSGSAVTRDVADVVLLDDSFAALLPARAEGRRIIAGVAASMYVFLTRVATQGVVILAVTMLGLGFPYSPTQVGLTLLTVGVPTLFLTLWARPVRPDERLLGNLARFVIPAALVTAAFGTAVYAYLYKVVSQGFSTGRTPEEVISEFERYTGLSYGTDTDFADAAATIGAQTGLSTFVGLASFVLILFLFPPTRFFAAWTRPTGDRRPAVLVAVLVVAFAAVLFVPALSDYFGLTGPAPPVFRAVLPALALWFAALTLVYRLRLLDRVLGLDELPQPSRRPASGGRT; encoded by the coding sequence ATGGACGTGGCGGCACCTCCCGGCCTGACCTCGGCCGAGGCGGCCGCGCGGCGTAGCGCCGGCGAGGCGAACACGCCCGTCAGCAGCACGTCACGCACCTACGCGACGATTCTGCGCACCAACGTCTTCTCCTTCTACAACTCGATCCTGTTCGTCATCGGCGCGGCACTCCTCGCGATGGGCCGCTACAACGACGCGTTCGTCAGCGTGGGGCTGGGCCTGGTCAACGCCGTGATCAGCGCGGCGCAGGAGATCGGGGCGAAGCGGAAGCTCGACGGGCTGCAGCTGCTCGACGCGGCGCAGGTGGTCGTGGTCCGCGACGGCGCCGACGTGCCGCTGGCGCCGGCCGAGGTCGTGCGCGGCGACGTCGTGCGGGTGCGGGCGGGCGACCAGATAGTCGTGGACGGACCACTGCTCCCGGGTGGCTGGATCGAGGCCGACGAGTCCCTGCTCACGGGCGAGTCCGAGCCGGTGGTGAAGGAGCCGGGCGACGACCTGCGCTCCGGGACCCTCTGCGTGGCCGGGGAGGGGTACCAGGAAGCCCGTGAGGTGGGCGCGGCGAGCTACGCGGGCCGGCTCACCGCCGAGGCGCGCCGGGTGACGACCGACAAGACCCCGCTGCAGCGCCGGATCGACTTCGTGGTGCGGCTCGTGATGGCGCTGGTCGTGCTGATGAGCGGGGCGATCCTGGCCCAGGCCGCGCTGGAGGGGTTCACGCTGCTGCGCGTCGTGCAGATCACGGCGGTGCTGTCCGGGCTGGTGCCCTACGGCCTGTTCTTCCTCATCACGCTCGCCTACACCCGGGGGGCGGCCCTCATCGCCCGCCGGGGGGCGTTGGTGCAGCAGGTCAACGCCGTCGAGTCGATCAGCCACGTCGACGTCGTCTGCACCGACAAGACGGGCACGCTCACCACCGGTCGCCTGACGCTGAAGGAGATCGAGCCGCTCGGCGGGAGGGACGCCGCGGAGGTGGAGGCCGCGGTCGGGTCGTTCGCGCGCACGGCCACCACCCCGAACCTCACCACCGTCGCGCTGGCCGCGAACCTGCCCGGCACGGCGTGGGAGGTCCGCGACGAGGTGCCGTTCGCATCCTCGCTGCGCTGGTCGGGGGTGGTCACCACGGACGGCGCGTGGGTCCTCGGTGCGCCGGACGCGCTCGCTCCGCAGCTGAGGGGCACCGACATCGGGGCGTCCGTCGTCGGGCGCGCGTCGATGGGCCTGCGGGTGCTGGTGCTGGCCCGCGCCACCGACCCGGACGCCGGCCTCCGTGACGGCGACGGGCGCGCGGCGTTGCCATCGCTGGAGGCGGTCGGGATCGTCGCGCTGGCCGACGAGCTGCGTCCCGAGGTGGCCGAGAGCATCCGGCGCTTCGCCGGCGAAGGCGTGGCGCTCAAGGTGCTGTCGGGTGACGACCCGCGCACCGTCGCCGCGCTCGCGTCGCAGGCGGGCCTGCGGGCCGGCGTCCCGGTCGCGGGCGCCGAGCTCGACGCGCCGGACGATGCGGCGCTGGACCGGCTGGTCGCGCGGACCACCGTCTTCGGCCGGGTGGCCCCCGAGCAGAAGGAGCGGATCGTCGCGTCGCTGCGCCGCCAGGGCCACCACGTCGCCATGATCGGCGACGGCGTGAACGACGCCCGCGCGCTCAAGGGCGCCCACGTCGGGGTGGCGATGCGCAGCGGGAGCGCCGTGACCCGCGACGTCGCCGACGTCGTGCTCCTCGACGACTCGTTCGCCGCGCTGCTGCCCGCCAGGGCCGAAGGCAGGCGCATCATCGCAGGCGTCGCGGCGTCGATGTACGTGTTCCTGACCCGCGTCGCCACGCAGGGCGTGGTGATCCTCGCGGTCACCATGCTCGGGCTCGGCTTCCCCTACTCCCCCACGCAGGTCGGGCTGACGCTGCTCACGGTCGGCGTCCCGACGCTGTTCCTCACCCTGTGGGCCCGGCCCGTCCGGCCCGACGAGCGGCTGCTGGGCAACCTCGCCCGGTTCGTCATCCCGGCCGCGCTCGTGACGGCTGCGTTCGGCACCGCCGTCTACGCCTACCTCTACAAGGTGGTCTCGCAGGGCTTCAGCACCGGACGGACGCCGGAGGAAGTGATCAGCGAGTTCGAGCGGTACACCGGCCTGTCCTACGGGACCGACACGGACTTCGCCGACGCCGCTGCCACGATCGGCGCGCAGACGGGCCTCTCGACGTTCGTCGGGCTGGCCTCGTTCGTGCTCATCCTGTTCCTCTTCCCGCCCACCCGGTTCTTCGCCGCCTGGACCCGGCCCACCGGCGACCGGCGCCCTGCGGTGCTGGTCGCCGTGCTCGTCGTCGCGTTCGCCGCGGTGCTGTTCGTGCCGGCGCTGTCGGACTACTTCGGGCTGACGGGGCCCGCGCCGCCGGTGTTCCGCGCCGTCCTCCCCGCGCTCGCGCTCTGGTTCGCCGCGTTGACCCTCGTGTACCGCCTCCGCCTGCTGGACCGCGTCCTGGGCCTGGACGAGCTCCCTCAACCCAGCCGGCGGCCCGCGTCGGGTGGGCGCACGTGA
- a CDS encoding alpha/beta fold hydrolase produces the protein MLEGFAATDVRTPSGARIRVRTAGSGPPVVLLHGYPQTSAMWHLVAPELARDHTVVLADLPGYGDSAAPPDAPVEAFGKRAMAAVIAAAMAELGFDRFAVVGHDRGARCAYRMALDHPEAVTALGVLDILPTADVFARVDAAFARAAWHWFFLAQPGDLPERLIAADPDAFFLRGPTPFTPEAVAAYRAAWSRPEVIHAMCQDYRAGATVDVADDEADRGLRTIDCPTLVLWGTRGPVGREPDALESWRAWAPSATGQALECGHYVAEERPAETIVAVRELLGRSILDGW, from the coding sequence ATGCTGGAGGGATTCGCAGCCACTGACGTCCGCACGCCATCGGGTGCGCGGATCCGGGTGCGGACGGCGGGCAGCGGTCCGCCGGTGGTGCTGCTGCACGGCTACCCGCAGACCTCCGCGATGTGGCACCTCGTCGCCCCCGAGCTGGCGCGCGACCACACGGTGGTGCTCGCCGACCTCCCCGGCTACGGCGACAGCGCCGCGCCACCCGATGCGCCCGTCGAGGCGTTCGGGAAGCGTGCGATGGCCGCCGTGATCGCGGCGGCCATGGCTGAGCTGGGGTTCGACCGGTTCGCGGTGGTCGGGCACGACCGCGGCGCCCGGTGCGCCTACCGGATGGCGCTGGACCACCCGGAGGCCGTCACGGCGCTCGGCGTGCTCGACATCCTGCCGACCGCGGACGTGTTCGCCCGGGTCGACGCCGCGTTCGCCCGCGCGGCGTGGCACTGGTTCTTCCTGGCGCAGCCCGGCGACCTGCCGGAGCGGTTGATCGCCGCCGACCCGGACGCGTTCTTCCTGCGTGGTCCGACGCCGTTCACCCCGGAAGCGGTGGCCGCCTACCGCGCGGCCTGGTCGCGGCCCGAGGTGATCCACGCGATGTGCCAGGACTACCGGGCGGGCGCGACCGTGGACGTCGCCGATGACGAGGCCGACCGCGGGCTGCGCACGATCGACTGCCCGACGCTGGTCCTCTGGGGGACCCGTGGCCCGGTCGGCCGCGAGCCCGACGCGCTGGAGAGCTGGCGGGCCTGGGCACCCTCCGCCACCGGGCAGGCGCTGGAGTGCGGGCACTACGTCGCGGAGGAGCGCCCGGCCGAGACGATCGTCGCGGTTCGGGAGCTGTTAGGCAGATCCATACTGGACGGGTGGTGA
- a CDS encoding LysR family transcriptional regulator: protein MDVELRHLRCLVAIVDAGGFTGAAAALGVTQPSVSRALAALEDALGVRVLRRTSREVVLTAAGERVLARARRVLAEVDDLTTEARSGHTRLRLGHAWAALGEHTVELQRRWAAEHPEVSLHLVRTNTPTGGLAEGACDIAVVRTPSGPDRLDPARFAGAVVGLEARYCALAADDRLARRRRLRLAELGDRTLAVDPHTGTTTVDLWPPGARPAVEEIHDVDDWLAVIASGRCVGVTAESTLTQYRRHGVVFRRLRDAPPVPVRLVWWRDDPHPAATDVVGLLAELYRRRVRPSGAPA, encoded by the coding sequence ATGGACGTCGAGCTGCGTCACCTCCGCTGCCTCGTCGCGATCGTCGACGCGGGCGGGTTCACCGGAGCCGCCGCGGCGCTGGGCGTCACGCAGCCGTCCGTCTCCCGCGCGCTCGCCGCGCTCGAGGACGCCCTCGGGGTGCGGGTGCTGCGCCGCACCAGCCGGGAGGTCGTGCTCACCGCGGCGGGGGAGCGGGTGCTGGCCCGGGCCCGGCGGGTGCTCGCCGAGGTCGACGACCTCACCACCGAGGCGCGCAGCGGCCACACCCGGCTCCGGCTCGGCCACGCGTGGGCGGCCCTCGGCGAGCACACCGTCGAGCTGCAACGGCGGTGGGCGGCGGAGCACCCGGAGGTCTCGCTGCACCTGGTGCGCACCAACACCCCGACCGGTGGACTGGCCGAAGGTGCCTGCGACATCGCGGTGGTGCGCACCCCGTCCGGCCCGGATCGGCTCGATCCCGCCCGGTTCGCCGGCGCCGTCGTCGGCCTGGAGGCCCGCTACTGCGCACTCGCGGCGGACGACCGCCTCGCCCGGCGCCGCCGGCTGCGCCTCGCCGAGCTGGGCGACCGCACCCTCGCGGTCGACCCGCACACCGGCACCACCACCGTCGACCTCTGGCCGCCCGGCGCGCGCCCAGCCGTGGAGGAGATCCACGACGTCGACGACTGGCTCGCGGTCATCGCCAGCGGCCGCTGCGTCGGCGTCACCGCGGAGAGCACGCTCACCCAGTACCGGCGTCACGGCGTCGTCTTCCGCAGGCTGCGCGACGCGCCGCCGGTCCCGGTGCGGTTGGTGTGGTGGCGGGACGACCCGCATCCGGCGGCCACGGACGTGGTGGGGCTGCTGGCGGAGCTCTACCGGCGGCGGGTTCGCCCGAGCGGCGCCCCCGCATAG
- a CDS encoding LysR family transcriptional regulator: MVRRATSLANLDLNLLVILRELLRERNVTRAARQVGITQPAASAALARLRRHFGDELLERTRGGFVLTPLGAHLATQIETVCAGVERLFSTDAAFRPEDSEREFVVLVPDYVLAALGESLSRAMHEAAPRTRLHVKVVHESMPADLAEALRVIDGIVSVPMPRFQVAGIRGMEVFRDRWVCVVAADNPVGDRLELADLERLPWVVPHHPDGEYPPTSPLAPLFARLSARPRVAVRVDSYQATPYFVAGTDRVAVMQRRLALRLADRPDLRVLECPGDPPPIVETLWWHAKNDEDEAHTWFRSMVARAAEDGDGRHRPR, from the coding sequence GTGGTGAGGCGAGCGACGTCGCTGGCGAACCTCGACCTGAACCTCCTGGTGATCCTGCGGGAGCTGCTGCGCGAGCGGAACGTCACGCGCGCGGCGCGCCAGGTCGGGATCACCCAGCCGGCGGCCAGCGCGGCGCTGGCCCGCCTGCGCCGCCACTTCGGCGACGAGCTGCTCGAACGCACCCGCGGGGGCTTCGTGCTCACCCCGCTCGGCGCGCACCTCGCCACGCAGATCGAGACGGTGTGCGCAGGCGTGGAGCGGCTCTTCTCCACCGATGCCGCGTTCCGGCCGGAGGACTCCGAGCGGGAGTTCGTCGTGCTCGTGCCGGACTACGTGCTCGCGGCGCTCGGGGAGTCGCTGTCGCGGGCCATGCACGAGGCGGCGCCCCGCACCCGGCTGCACGTCAAGGTGGTCCACGAGTCGATGCCGGCCGACCTCGCCGAGGCCCTCCGGGTGATCGACGGCATCGTGTCCGTGCCGATGCCGCGGTTCCAGGTGGCGGGGATCCGCGGCATGGAGGTCTTCCGGGACCGGTGGGTCTGCGTGGTGGCGGCGGACAACCCCGTCGGCGACCGCCTGGAGCTGGCGGACCTCGAACGCCTGCCGTGGGTCGTCCCGCACCACCCGGACGGCGAGTACCCGCCCACCTCGCCGCTCGCACCGCTCTTCGCGCGGCTGTCCGCGCGCCCCCGGGTTGCCGTGCGGGTGGACAGCTACCAGGCCACCCCGTACTTCGTCGCGGGTACGGACCGGGTCGCGGTGATGCAGCGGCGGCTGGCGCTGCGTCTCGCCGACCGGCCGGACCTGCGGGTGCTCGAGTGCCCCGGTGACCCGCCGCCGATCGTCGAGACGCTGTGGTGGCACGCGAAGAACGACGAGGACGAGGCGCACACCTGGTTCCGGTCCATGGTCGCGCGGGCGGCGGAGGACGGCGACGGGCGCCACCGCCCCCGGTAG
- a CDS encoding MFS transporter, which yields MLWKIEAPRGSARGRRLAVVGSLFLVSDIGYSFLLAALATILLQRGVALETVGLINLLGTIYFARFLVGPLVDRFGHYRRWLISTQVVLVLAFCTLSVLDPVGDLPTVLAVVTVLLVVSAVHDTALGGLSVRLLPPAERGTGNGVQAAAAVASIFIGGGGALLLYAYAGWTVTTLVVASVFTVPLAVLARFTEPVPPQDAVRGRGAGWRDLLAVLRVPRTALWALAVIPCFVVGIFVVNAVQTAMLLAAGWSVDRIAFVQYTLAVVAGMATGVGTGVAISRWGRRRTVVVIGVGIVVAVAAHLPLAGGDGGPLAAIAVVLATAVYCAQATWIYTVCMDLSRGSAAATDFTVQTSVSGFVRMVTTGPALVLAGQIGYPWLITGALGLALAGAVVTAAWARTHTVP from the coding sequence GTGCTCTGGAAGATCGAAGCTCCTCGGGGATCGGCACGTGGTCGTCGGCTCGCGGTCGTCGGCTCGCTGTTCCTCGTCTCCGACATCGGGTACTCGTTCCTCCTCGCCGCCCTCGCCACGATCCTGCTGCAGCGCGGGGTGGCGCTCGAGACCGTTGGCCTGATCAACCTGCTGGGCACGATCTACTTCGCCCGCTTCCTGGTGGGCCCGCTGGTCGACCGGTTCGGCCACTACCGCAGATGGCTGATCAGCACGCAGGTGGTGCTGGTGCTCGCGTTCTGCACGCTCTCGGTACTGGATCCCGTGGGCGACCTGCCCACGGTGCTCGCGGTCGTGACGGTGCTGCTGGTGGTGTCGGCGGTCCACGACACCGCCTTGGGCGGGTTGTCGGTGCGGCTGTTGCCGCCGGCCGAGCGCGGAACCGGCAACGGCGTGCAGGCGGCCGCCGCCGTCGCGTCGATCTTCATCGGGGGCGGCGGCGCCCTCCTGCTCTACGCGTACGCGGGCTGGACGGTCACCACGCTGGTCGTCGCGTCGGTGTTCACGGTGCCGCTCGCGGTGCTCGCCCGGTTCACCGAGCCGGTCCCGCCGCAGGACGCGGTCCGGGGAAGGGGCGCAGGCTGGCGAGACCTGCTCGCGGTCCTCCGCGTGCCACGGACCGCGTTGTGGGCCCTCGCGGTCATCCCGTGCTTCGTCGTGGGGATCTTCGTGGTGAACGCGGTGCAGACGGCCATGCTGCTCGCGGCCGGGTGGAGCGTCGACCGGATCGCCTTCGTGCAGTACACGCTCGCCGTGGTCGCCGGCATGGCGACCGGGGTCGGCACCGGGGTGGCGATCAGCCGGTGGGGCAGGCGGCGGACGGTCGTCGTGATCGGGGTCGGGATCGTCGTCGCGGTCGCAGCACACCTTCCCCTCGCAGGCGGCGACGGAGGCCCGCTCGCGGCGATCGCCGTGGTGCTGGCCACCGCGGTCTACTGCGCACAGGCGACGTGGATCTACACCGTGTGCATGGATCTCTCCCGCGGATCGGCGGCCGCAACCGACTTCACGGTGCAGACGTCCGTGAGCGGGTTCGTCCGGATGGTCACCACCGGACCCGCCCTGGTGCTCGCCGGGCAGATCGGCTACCCGTGGCTGATCACCGGCGCGCTCGGGCTCGCGCTCGCCGGTGCCGTGGTCACGGCCGCATGGGCTCGGACGCACACCGTGCCCTGA
- a CDS encoding amidohydrolase family protein yields MTSTLPRERSAGPRTGYPIVDSDIHPHALPRDILPRLSAQHRRRFEMFGSRVPGPPEIYPRVRNSGFRLDSWPEGGFPGSDLQMARDQLLDEYGIDHGVLIPLQGHSWGVEQPHYAAGLCRALNDWITEEWLDREPRLRSSIAIPIESPDLAAEEITRRASDPRFVQVLLSTGGESGFGVRRYWPIYRAAAEAGLPIAAHTGGLEQHRGAGWPSFYLEEHVWNGNTMASLVTSMLCEGVFTEFPDLQVVCVEGGIAWAGPLMWALDEAWSQLREDVPHLTRPPSEYIREHVWFTTQPVEEPDDPAHLETALRHIGMNDRIMFASDYPHWDFDSPRQAPKLFPAALRRDIMGSNACRLYGLPEREAAA; encoded by the coding sequence ATGACGAGCACGCTGCCGAGGGAACGGAGCGCCGGTCCGCGCACCGGCTACCCGATCGTCGACTCGGACATCCATCCGCACGCGCTGCCCCGCGACATCCTCCCGCGGCTGTCCGCGCAGCACCGCAGGCGGTTCGAGATGTTCGGCAGCCGCGTGCCGGGCCCGCCGGAGATCTACCCGCGCGTGCGGAACTCCGGGTTCCGGCTCGACTCGTGGCCAGAGGGCGGGTTCCCCGGCAGCGACCTGCAGATGGCGCGTGACCAGCTGCTCGACGAGTACGGGATCGACCACGGCGTCCTCATCCCGCTGCAGGGGCACAGCTGGGGCGTCGAGCAGCCCCACTACGCCGCGGGGCTCTGCCGGGCGCTGAACGACTGGATCACCGAGGAGTGGCTCGACCGGGAGCCCCGGCTCCGCAGCTCCATCGCGATCCCCATCGAGTCGCCCGACCTCGCCGCCGAGGAGATCACCCGCCGGGCGAGCGACCCGCGGTTCGTGCAGGTGCTGCTGTCGACGGGCGGCGAGTCCGGCTTCGGCGTGCGCCGGTACTGGCCGATCTACCGGGCGGCCGCCGAGGCCGGGCTGCCGATCGCGGCGCACACCGGGGGGCTGGAGCAGCACCGCGGGGCGGGCTGGCCGTCGTTCTACCTCGAAGAGCACGTGTGGAACGGCAACACGATGGCCTCGCTGGTGACGAGCATGCTCTGCGAGGGGGTGTTCACCGAGTTCCCGGACCTGCAGGTGGTCTGCGTGGAGGGCGGGATCGCGTGGGCGGGCCCGCTGATGTGGGCGCTCGACGAGGCGTGGTCGCAGCTGCGCGAGGACGTCCCGCACCTCACGCGGCCGCCCTCGGAGTACATCCGGGAACACGTCTGGTTCACCACCCAGCCCGTCGAGGAACCCGACGACCCGGCGCACCTGGAGACCGCGCTGCGGCACATCGGGATGAACGACCGGATCATGTTCGCCTCCGACTACCCGCACTGGGACTTCGACTCGCCCCGCCAGGCGCCGAAGCTGTTCCCGGCCGCGCTGCGCCGCGACATCATGGGCTCGAACGCCTGCCGCCTGTACGGGCTGCCGGAGCGGGAGGCGGCGGCATGA
- a CDS encoding EamA family transporter, with protein METEIRSRQTGSAAGVGLMLASSLSSQTGAAVGAFAFDVIGPVGVVAVRQWVAGVVLLAVGRPRLRAFTRRQWLPVLGLAAVFATMNVSLYTAIDRIGLGLAVTLEFLGPLTVAVAGARRHVTLGCAVLAAAGVVLLTRPQPSSDYVGVGLGLLAALCWAIYILLNRTVGRRLPGLEGSAAAGAVSGLVYVPIGVGVLVAHPPTPAALACAATAGVLSSAVPFLADLLALRRVPAHSFGLFMSLSPVFAAAIGAVVLGEALAPLDWLAIALVVSANTTAVLLTSRTAR; from the coding sequence ATGGAAACCGAGATCCGGTCGCGGCAGACGGGCAGCGCCGCCGGCGTGGGGTTGATGCTCGCCAGCAGCCTGTCGAGCCAGACCGGGGCGGCCGTCGGCGCGTTCGCCTTCGACGTCATCGGGCCGGTCGGCGTGGTGGCGGTACGGCAGTGGGTGGCAGGCGTCGTGCTGCTGGCCGTCGGGCGGCCGCGGCTGCGGGCGTTCACGCGGCGCCAGTGGTTGCCGGTGCTCGGGCTCGCCGCGGTGTTCGCCACCATGAACGTCTCGCTGTACACGGCGATCGACCGCATCGGCCTCGGGCTCGCGGTCACGCTGGAGTTCCTCGGCCCGCTCACCGTCGCCGTGGCCGGCGCACGGCGCCACGTCACGTTGGGCTGTGCGGTGCTCGCCGCGGCCGGGGTCGTCCTCCTCACCAGGCCGCAGCCGTCGAGCGACTACGTCGGCGTCGGCCTCGGGCTGCTCGCGGCGCTCTGCTGGGCGATCTACATCCTGCTCAACCGCACGGTTGGCCGGCGGTTGCCGGGCCTGGAGGGGTCGGCCGCCGCCGGTGCCGTGTCGGGCCTCGTGTACGTGCCGATCGGGGTCGGTGTCCTCGTCGCGCATCCGCCGACCCCGGCCGCGCTCGCCTGCGCGGCGACCGCCGGTGTGCTGTCGTCCGCCGTCCCGTTCCTCGCGGATCTGTTGGCGCTCCGCCGCGTCCCCGCTCACTCCTTCGGGCTGTTCATGAGCCTGAGCCCCGTGTTCGCCGCCGCCATCGGCGCCGTCGTGCTCGGCGAGGCGCTCGCCCCGCTCGACTGGCTCGCCATCGCGCTCGTCGTCAGCGCGAACACCACGGCCGTGTTACTCACGTCGCGCACAGCTCGTTGA
- a CDS encoding Rieske (2Fe-2S) protein has translation MRIVVCRLDEFPPGERRIVQAGRRSIGVFRVGDRFYAINNYCPHQGGPLCLGRTKPWVSSSGPGEFVLAEDDALLACPWHGWEYDLATGQSFLGPGEPPVRTYEVSVEPDAAPGAEARNGRMPGPYVADTFPVHVEDAYVVVETTPRPAAEPGVRAVAGGSE, from the coding sequence ATGCGGATCGTGGTGTGCCGGCTCGACGAGTTCCCGCCGGGTGAGCGGCGCATCGTGCAGGCGGGGCGGCGTTCGATCGGCGTCTTCCGGGTGGGCGACCGGTTCTACGCGATCAACAACTACTGCCCGCACCAGGGCGGGCCGCTCTGCCTCGGGCGGACCAAGCCGTGGGTGAGCTCGTCGGGCCCGGGGGAGTTCGTCCTCGCGGAGGACGACGCGCTGCTCGCGTGCCCGTGGCACGGATGGGAGTACGACCTCGCCACCGGCCAGTCCTTCCTCGGGCCGGGTGAGCCGCCGGTCCGCACGTACGAGGTGTCCGTCGAGCCCGATGCGGCGCCGGGGGCCGAGGCACGCAACGGGCGGATGCCAGGGCCGTACGTCGCCGACACGTTCCCGGTGCACGTCGAGGACGCCTACGTCGTGGTCGAGACCACTCCCCGCCCGGCAGCGGAGCCGGGCGTACGCGCAGTCGCAGGAGGTTCGGAATGA
- a CDS encoding amidohydrolase family protein produces the protein MTGVQTAVIDTDVHCSPKSLTDFAPYLDAYWRGYITEGGLALSPTQGGAYPPAAPTSGAAAPTSVEQLREGFLDVQGPQLAVLNCTTSFHCNRNPYYEAALCRAVNDWLVAEWLERDDRLRASMVVPILNTEAAVAEIERIGDHPRIVQVLLPVRTDAPWGNVRHRPLLRAAAERGLAVGLHAWGRIGNAPTSSGMTHTYLEDYLANSQIVVQAQVTSLVTEGVFAQLPDLRVTLLECGFSWLPTLLWRFDKDWKGVWREVPWLDAKPSETARRHLRLTTAPAHLPRDPDQVREALDLVDAGSMLLHASDHPHAHGSGGERLLAALSDEERERVLGGNAAAWYALG, from the coding sequence ATGACCGGCGTCCAGACGGCGGTCATCGACACCGACGTCCACTGCTCGCCGAAGTCGCTCACCGACTTCGCGCCCTACCTCGACGCGTACTGGCGCGGCTACATCACCGAAGGCGGGCTCGCGCTCTCGCCCACGCAGGGCGGGGCCTACCCGCCGGCGGCGCCCACGAGCGGCGCGGCCGCGCCCACGTCGGTGGAGCAGCTGCGCGAGGGCTTCCTCGACGTGCAGGGGCCACAGCTGGCCGTGCTGAACTGCACCACCTCGTTCCACTGCAACCGCAACCCGTACTACGAGGCGGCGCTGTGCCGGGCGGTCAACGACTGGCTGGTGGCCGAGTGGCTGGAGCGGGACGACCGGCTGCGGGCGAGCATGGTCGTTCCCATCCTGAACACCGAAGCGGCCGTGGCCGAGATCGAGCGGATCGGCGACCACCCGCGGATCGTGCAGGTGCTGCTGCCCGTGCGCACCGACGCGCCGTGGGGCAACGTGCGGCACCGGCCGCTGCTGCGGGCCGCTGCCGAGCGCGGCCTGGCCGTCGGGCTGCACGCGTGGGGCCGGATCGGCAACGCGCCGACGTCCAGCGGGATGACCCACACCTACCTCGAGGACTACCTGGCCAACTCGCAGATCGTCGTGCAGGCGCAGGTGACGAGCCTGGTCACCGAGGGCGTGTTCGCGCAGCTGCCGGACCTGCGGGTGACGCTGCTGGAGTGCGGGTTCTCGTGGCTGCCCACCCTGCTGTGGCGGTTCGACAAGGACTGGAAGGGCGTCTGGCGCGAGGTCCCCTGGCTGGACGCGAAGCCGTCGGAGACCGCGCGGCGCCACCTGCGCCTCACCACGGCGCCTGCCCACCTGCCGCGCGACCCGGACCAGGTGCGGGAGGCGCTCGACCTGGTCGATGCGGGCTCGATGCTGCTCCACGCGAGCGACCACCCGCACGCCCACGGGTCCGGCGGGGAACGGTTGCTCGCGGCGCTCTCCGACGAGGAGCGGGAACGTGTGCTGGGCGGCAACGCCGCCGCCTGGTACGCCCTCGGGTGA